One segment of Erigeron canadensis isolate Cc75 chromosome 2, C_canadensis_v1, whole genome shotgun sequence DNA contains the following:
- the LOC122589820 gene encoding malonyl-coenzyme A:anthocyanin 3-O-glucoside-6''-O-malonyltransferase-like: MASTDNELLSIIETCQISAPPNTIGERSLPLTFFDLYWLHSSPMPQLFFYEFPYSKHHFLQTIIPNLKHSLSITLKHLFPFASKLVIFPPSQNKKPEIRHVEGDHVTLTFAECDHLDFNDLKGNHPRECNKFYNLVPLLGSVEYISDLIKIPLFSAQVTFFPKTRGITLGITTHHTVADATTEIHFLRTWASISKNGTDVLFLATEVLPFFDRVIKYPNSFDQLALNRSGVKTISIELPNQYPDQVRATIVLTRLEIDRLKKWVLTKLPNLEYISSLSVASAHVWSCIAKSRNHLDSEKKLKDGDIEMGFVFYVDWRSRINPPIPQSYYGNCLWPTFAIEKSSVLSKNNGFLIAAELLGKALSETINNKNGFIKEVESWFKKLRRDLPTIGVAGSPKVEFYDLDFGWGDPVKFEVIFIDKNGSISIGKCKGSSHDIEIGLSLPTKQMDAFLTISRDALEKIFNEESVMIGRLNCKL; encoded by the exons ATGGCCTCAACAGACAACGAATTATTGAGTATTATCGAAACGTGTCAAATCTCGGCACCTCCAAACACAATCGGAGAAAGGTCACTACCACTTACTTTTTTCGACCTTTATTGGTTACATTCAAGTCCTATGCCACAACTTTTCTTTTATGAATTCCCATAttcaaaacatcattttcttcaaacaattatTCCCAACCTTAAACACTCTTTATCCATCACTCTTAAACATCTTTTTCCATTTGCTAGTAAGTTGGTTATTTTTCCACCATCTCAAAACAAAAAACCCGAAATTCGTCATGTTGAAGGTGACCATGTCACACTTACTTTTGCTGAATGTGAtcatcttgattttaatgaTCTTAAAGGAAACCATCCTAGAGAATGTAACAAGTTTTATAATTTGGTACCTTTGTTAGGAAGTGTGGAATATATATCTGACTTGATAAAAATTCCTCTGTTTTCGGCACAAGTGACATTTTTCCCTAAAACACGTGGCATCACGCTGGGGATCACGACTCACCACACGGTTGCTGACGCGACCACCGAGATTCATTTCTTGAGGACTTGGGCTTCCATTTCGAAAAATGGAACTGATGTGTTATTTTTAGCTACTGAAGTTTTGCCATTTTTTGATAGAGTGATTAAATATCCGAATTCATTTGATCAACTTGCTTTGAATCGATCCGGGGTCAAAACTATTTCCATTGAACTCCCTAATCAGTATCCTGATCAAGTTCGTGCCACGATTGTTTTGACCCGTTTAGAGATTGATAGGCTAAAAAAATGGGTATTAACTAAACTGCCAAATTTGGAATATATTTCATCACTTTCAGTAGCAAGTGCTCATGTATGGAGTTGCATAGCGAAATCACGTAATCATCTAGACAGTGAAAAGAAACTAAAAGACGGTGATATAGAAATGGGGTTTGTGTTTTACGTAGACTGGAGAAGTCGAATAAACCCACCTATCCCTCAATCTTATTACGGTAACTGTTTGTGGCCAACGTTTGCTATAGAAAAGAGCAGTGTACTTTCGAAAAATAATGGATTTCTTATTGCTGCTGAATTACTTGGAAAGGCTTTAAGTGAAACTATAAACAACAAGAATGGGTTCATAAAAGAAGTGGAATCATGGTTTAAGAAATTACGGAGAGATCTTCCTACGATTGGAGTAGCAGGATCACCAAAGGTCGAGTTCTATGACTTGGATTTTGGATGGGGGGACCCGGTAAAATTTGAGGTTATATTCATAGATAAAAATGGTTCGATATCTATTGGTAAATGCAAAGGATCATCCCATGATATTGAAATCGGTTTGTCCCTTCCTACTAAACAGATGGACGCTTTTCTGACCATCTCTAGAGATGCATTAGAGAAAATTTTTAATGAGGAATCG GTTATGATTGGACGACTTAACTGCAAGTTATGA